A window from Citrus sinensis cultivar Valencia sweet orange chromosome 3, DVS_A1.0, whole genome shotgun sequence encodes these proteins:
- the LOC127900598 gene encoding receptor-like protein 9DC3, giving the protein MTALDLSGASLQGNFPDEIFRLPNLQALYLYGNSKLTGYLPNSNWSSPLRKLYLSSTNFGGKIPDSIGNLLLLEIVHIEGCSFTGSIPTSIGNLTRATEIVFVSNHLTGHLPHHVSGLSYLTTLDLSGNSLQGRVPTWLFTLPSLVSLDLSNNMLNGPINPFQSPNSLQEVRLQKNEIHGTIPSSIFQLVNLTYLDLTSNNLSGTVNTQLIILDLKNNSLEGHIHDTFANASSLRSLDLNSNKLEGPLPRSLANCSVLQVVNVGNNMISDRFPCWLGYLPVLKILVLRSNRFYGPLCKSNSTFTFQALQIIDLSHNEFTGFLPRTIFVSMEAMKNVEEMEFGPQYIGGFYYKDSVTVAMKGRDVLLYKILIIFRAMDFLSNRFNGEIPEVLGNFKSLKVLNLSHNGLTGNIPVSFGIMTALESLDLSFNKLHGRIPEQLLGITDLASLNLSYNRLRGRIPRGSQFNTFDNDSYIGNIHLCGEPLTVTCSNDGLPKAPPSASTDHEEDETTSWFDWKVAKLGFASGVVIGLSIGYILLSIGRPRWLVKMVERDQQKKVRRRRPRDRM; this is encoded by the exons ATGACGGCTCTCGATCTCAGTGGAGCTAGTTTACAAGGAAATTTCCCTGATGAAATTTTTCGTCTTCCAAACCTTCAAGCACTCTATTTATATGGAAACAGTAAACTCACTGGTTATCTCCCAAATTCCAACTGGAGTAGTCCTCTTAGGAAGTTGTATCTTTCTTCCACTAATTTCGGAGGTAAAATACCCGATTCAATTGGAAATCTATTGTTATTGGAGATTGTACATATCGAAGGCTGCAGTTTCACCGGGTCAATTCCAACATCAATTGGAAACCTCACTAGAGCTACTGAAATTGTGTTCGTATCAAATCATCTTACTGGCCACCTGCCCCATCATGTAAGTGGACTGTCATATTTAACCACTTTAGACCTTTCTGGAAACTCTCTACAAGGCAGGGTACCAACCTGGTTGTTCACTCTGCCTTCTTTGGTTTCTCTAGATCTTTCAAATAACATGCTCAATGGTCCTATTAATCCATTCCAGTCGCCTAATTCACTACAAGAAGTTCGATTGCAAAAAAATGAGATACATGGCACAATTCCTAGTTCCATCTTTCAACTAGTGAACCTCACTTATCTCGATCTTACATCAAACAACTTGAGTGGCACTGTCAA CACTCAGCTGATTATTCTGGACTTGAAGAACAACAGCCTTGAGGGTCACATCCATGATACATTTGCAAATGCAAGTTCTTTAAGGAGTCTTGACCTTAATAGCAACAAGTTGGAAGGGCCATTACCAAGATCTTTGGCGAATTGTAGCGTCCTGCAAGTTGTCAATGTGGGGAACAACATGATAAGTGACAGATTTCCGTGTTGGTTGGGATATCTTCCGGTGCTAAAAATTCTGGTCTTGAGATCTAATCGATTCTATGGTCCACTATGCAAGTCCAATAGTACGTTTACCTTTCAAGCCCTTCAAATCATTGATCTCTCTCATAATGAATTCACTGGTTTTCTGCCAAGAACGATCTTTGTAAGTATGGAAGCAATGAAGAATGTGGAGGAAATGGAGTTTGGACCTCAATATATTGGTGGTTTCTACTATAAAGATTCTGTAACTGTTGCAATGAAAGGACGGGATGTTCTACTGTACAAGATCTTGATAATATTTAGAGCTATGGATTTTTTAAGCAATCGGTTCAATGGAGAGATTCCTGAAGTACTTGGAAATTTTAAATCACTCAAAGTGCTCAACCTTTCACACAATGGCCTGACAGGTAATATTCCGGTGTCCTTTGGGATTATGACAGCACTTGAATCATTGGACCTCTCTTTCAACAAGCTTCATGGAAGAATTCCAGAGCAGTTATTAGGTATTACAGACCTTGCATCATTAAATCTTTCATATAACCGGCTTCGGGGACGCATTCCTCGAGGCAGTCAATTTAATACATTTGATAATGATTCCTACATTGGGAATATTCATTTGTGTGGGGAGCCGTTGACAGTAACATGTAGCAATGACGGGCTGCCAAAAGCACCTCCTTCGGCTTCTACTGATCACGAGGAAGATGAAACTACAAGCTGGTTTGACTGGAAAGTGGCGAAGCTGGGGTTTGCATCTGGAGTGGTGATTGGATTGTCAATTGGATACATATTATTGTCAATAGGGAGACCACGATGGTTAGTGAAGATGGTTGAAAGAGATCAGCAGAAGAAGGTAAGAAGACGAAGGCCAAGAGATAGAATGtag